Proteins found in one Methylosinus sp. PW1 genomic segment:
- a CDS encoding arylesterase, whose protein sequence is MVCRCARRRSRDPAKTPAPTYAKAPPVSSARPRFRPLGPAALLCAAAILALLTMISLPAAAEPLRVIAFGDSLSAGFQLPADASFPAQLEARLKNDGYDARVVNASVSGDTTRGGLARVSYALRDGGDLMILELGANDMLLGFDPATTRGNLEKIIGAAEEKGLAVLLAGMLANANFGEEQKKAFDAIFPDLSARRGLPLYPFFLEGVVGEKGMTLVDGLHPSRAGVARIVAGVAPLAEKRLDSLRSTRQGAAQR, encoded by the coding sequence ATGGTTTGCCGCTGCGCCCGCCGCCGCTCTCGCGACCCGGCCAAGACGCCCGCCCCGACATATGCGAAGGCGCCGCCGGTTTCCAGTGCGCGGCCGCGCTTTCGTCCGCTCGGCCCGGCGGCGCTGCTCTGCGCCGCCGCGATTTTGGCGCTTCTCACCATGATCTCTCTGCCCGCCGCGGCCGAGCCGCTGCGCGTCATCGCCTTCGGCGACAGTCTCAGCGCCGGCTTTCAGCTGCCGGCGGACGCCTCCTTTCCGGCGCAGCTCGAGGCCCGGCTGAAAAATGACGGCTATGACGCCCGCGTCGTCAACGCCAGCGTCTCCGGCGACACCACGAGGGGCGGGCTGGCGCGCGTCTCCTATGCGCTGCGCGACGGCGGCGATCTGATGATTCTCGAGCTCGGCGCCAATGACATGCTGCTCGGCTTCGATCCGGCGACGACGCGCGGCAATCTGGAGAAAATCATCGGCGCCGCCGAGGAAAAGGGCCTCGCCGTGCTGCTCGCCGGAATGCTGGCCAACGCCAATTTCGGCGAGGAGCAGAAAAAAGCCTTCGACGCCATTTTCCCCGATCTCTCGGCGCGGCGCGGCCTGCCGCTCTATCCCTTCTTTCTCGAGGGCGTCGTCGGCGAGAAGGGCATGACCCTCGTCGACGGATTGCATCCGAGCCGGGCCGGTGTGGCGCGGATCGTCGCCGGCGTCGCGCCTTTGGCGGAGAAGCGCCTCGATTCCCTGCGATCGACGCGTCAGGGCGCCGCGCAGCGCTGA